The following proteins are co-located in the Trichormus variabilis 0441 genome:
- the hemE gene encoding uroporphyrinogen decarboxylase yields the protein MGVTSTAPHLLRAARGEIVDRPPVWMMRQAGRYMKAYRDLREKYPSFRDRSEIPEVAIEVSLQPWKAFQPDGVILFSDIVTPLPGLGIEMDIAEGKGPIIHAPIRTQAQIEQLRPLEPEAALPFIKTILQALRQEVGHQSTVLGFVGAPWTLAAYAVEGKGSKTYSIIKNLAFSEPAILHQLLTKLADAIAIYARYQIDSGAQVVQMFDSWAGQLSPQDYDTFALPYQQRVFQQIKQTHPDTPLILLVSGSAGVLERMGQSGADIVTVDWTVDMADARARLGKQMKVQGNLDPGVLYASKQFIRDRIIDTVRKAGNWGHILNLGHGVLPDTPEENVAFFFETAKQLNVLV from the coding sequence ATGGGTGTTACTTCAACGGCTCCTCACCTTTTGCGGGCTGCTCGTGGTGAAATTGTAGATCGTCCCCCTGTATGGATGATGCGCCAAGCAGGACGATACATGAAAGCATATCGGGATTTAAGGGAAAAGTATCCTTCATTTCGCGATCGCTCTGAAATTCCAGAGGTAGCGATTGAAGTTTCCCTACAACCTTGGAAAGCTTTCCAGCCAGACGGAGTAATTTTATTTTCCGATATTGTCACCCCCTTGCCAGGCTTAGGGATTGAAATGGACATTGCGGAAGGTAAAGGCCCCATCATTCATGCGCCCATTCGCACTCAAGCACAAATTGAACAACTGCGTCCCTTAGAACCAGAAGCAGCTTTACCGTTCATTAAAACCATATTGCAGGCTTTACGCCAAGAAGTGGGTCATCAATCAACGGTATTAGGCTTTGTAGGTGCGCCTTGGACGCTAGCCGCCTATGCTGTGGAGGGTAAAGGTTCCAAAACCTACTCCATCATCAAAAATCTGGCATTCTCAGAACCAGCGATTCTGCATCAACTGTTAACTAAATTAGCAGATGCGATCGCCATTTATGCTCGTTACCAAATCGACTCCGGCGCACAAGTAGTACAAATGTTCGATTCTTGGGCAGGACAACTCAGCCCCCAAGATTATGACACCTTTGCCCTACCCTATCAGCAGCGAGTATTCCAGCAAATCAAGCAAACCCATCCTGATACACCCTTGATTTTGCTAGTCAGTGGTAGCGCCGGCGTACTAGAACGCATGGGACAATCTGGTGCGGATATTGTCACCGTCGATTGGACAGTAGACATGGCTGATGCTAGAGCCAGATTAGGCAAACAGATGAAAGTACAGGGCAATCTTGACCCCGGTGTACTTTATGCCTCTAAACAGTTTATCCGCGATCGCATCATCGATACCGTTCGCAAAGCTGGTAACTGGGGTCATATTCTCAACCTTGG